The following are encoded together in the Euwallacea fornicatus isolate EFF26 chromosome 11, ASM4011564v1, whole genome shotgun sequence genome:
- the Mmp1 gene encoding matrix metalloproteinase-14 isoform X2, producing MSVRVGLVLLGVLGVVNSAPGGSSAMRFDDFEREFDRALKPPTDSYAEEDDDDDNYHDLIGTLYLSQYGYLGPIKANSSQLLDESSFKKAVEDFQSFAGLEVTGELDDTTIETMSLPRCGVKDKVGTGDNRAKRYALQGSRWKVKNLSYKISKYPPKLKRKEVEAEVQRAFNVWTDYTDLTFTPKSGQVHIEIRFESGEHGDGDPFDGPGGTLAHAYFPPPEQHQYLTASPLVHKLQPQKRYRNKENYFGVGINHQYNPWLIFRPWYTPTYTPTFYPQHPPKVFGGDAHFDATEAWSINSYRGTNLFQVAAHEFGHSLGLSHSDVRSALMAPFYRGFDPTFRLDQDDIDGIQALYGKKTTQTPLIPQDSGVDASDDVPSKVPAPDGSSPDQSLCQDPSFDTIFNSAEGFTYIFKGDKYWKLTEESIAPGYPKPISEGWPSLPGNIDAAFTYKNGKSYFFKGSKYWRYKGRKMDGDYPKEISEGFTGIPNDLDTAMVWSGNGKIYFFKGSKFWRFDPSQRPPVKSTYPKPTSNWEGVPDNLGAAFQWTNGYTYFYKDGAYYRFNDRAFAVDQTNPAFPRSTAYWWFGCQDAPAGTVGTSVYHDESSNNPSLEPNHQHGDADSGIPSLRTPTGLSLATAILAIATYKRIAGVP from the exons CGTTTCGACGATTTCGAGAGGGAATTCGATAGGGCCCTTAAACCG CCAACCGATTCTTACGCAGAAGAGGACGACGATGACGACAACTACCATGACCTGATCGGAACG TTGTATCTATCTCAATACGGATATCTGGGACCAATCAAAGCCAATTCTAGTCAACTTTTAGACGAAAGTAGTTTTAAGAAAGCGGTGGAGGATTTTCAGAGTTTTGCGGGGTTAGAAGTGACTG GCGAACTTGACGATACAACCATTGAAACAATGTCATTGCCAAGGTGCGGCGTGAAAGACAAAGTGGGGACCGGCGACAACAGGGCCAAGAGATACGCTTTGCAAG GAAGTAGGTGGAAGGTCAAGAACCTGAGCTACAAGATTTCCAAATACCCCCCGAAACTCAAGCGAAAAGAGGTGGAGGCGGAAGTTCAAAGGGCCTTTAATGTTTGGACCGACTATACAGATCTGACGTTTACTCCTAAGTCTGGACAAGTCCACATTGAAATCCGCTTCGAGAGTGGCGAGCACGGAGACGGGGACCCGTTCGATGGGCCCGGGGGCACTTTGGCTCATGCCTACTTCCCG CCACCCGAACAGCATCAATACTTAACAGCCTCACCGCTAGTTCACAAGTTGCAACCACAAAAACGGTACAGGAACAAGGAAAACTATTTCGGTGTTGGGATCAACCATCAGTATAATCCGTGGCTTATCTTCAGGCCTTGGTACACACCAACATACACGCCCACATTTTACCCACAACACCCCCCCAAA gtgttTGGTGGAGATGCGCATTTTGATGCCACTGAAGCCTGGTCGATAAACAGCTATAGAGGGACCAATCTCTTCCAAGTGGCCGCCCATGAGTTTGGGCATTCTCTAGGGCTCAGTCACTCAGACGTTAGGTCTGCCCTCATGGCGCCATTCTATCGCGGCTTTGACCCTACCTTTAG ATTGGATCAAGATGACATCGACGGAATCCAAGCTCTTTATGGCAAGAAGACCACCCAAACTCCACTAATACCTCAAGATTCAGGGGTGGATGCCAGTGACGATGTTCCTAGTAAAGTGCCTGCACCAG ACGGTTCTTCCCCGGACCAATCTCTCTGCCAAGATCCAAGCTTCGACACTATTTTCAACTCTGCCGAAGGCTTCACCTACATTTTCAAAGGGGACAAATACTGGAAGCTCACAGAAGAGAGCATAGCTCCAGGGTACCCCAAGCCGATCTCCGAAGGATGGCCTTCATTGCCTGGCAACATTGATGCTGCTTTCACGtacaaaaatggcaaaagTTACTTCTTTAAAGGCTCGAAATATTGGAG ATACAAGGGCCGTAAAATGGACGGGGATTATCCCAAGGAAATTTCGGAAGGTTTCACGGGCATTCCCAACGACTTGGATACGGCGATGGTGTGGAGTGGAAACGGGAAGATTTACTTTTTCAAGGGTAGTAAATTTTGGAGGTTTGATCCCTCACAGCGGCCCCCAGTCAAGAGCACATATCCTAAACCTACTTCCAACTGGGAAGGAGTCCCAGATAATTTAGGAGCGGCCTTTCAGTGGACCAATGGGTATACGTACTTTTACAAGGATGGTGCTTATTATAG GTTTAACGATCGAGCGTTCGCGGTAGACCAGACGAATCCCGCTTTCCCCAGGTCAACCGCGTACTGGTGGTTCGGGTGCCAGGACGCTCCGGCGGGAACCGTCGGAACCA GTGTGTACCACGACGAATCTTCGAACAATCCATCGCTGGAGCCTAACCATCAACACGGCGATGCAGATAGCGGTATACCTAGCTTAAGAACGCCCACGGGGCTGTCGCTAGCCACAGCAATCCTAGCGATAGCGACGTATAAACGGATCGCTGGAGTGCCGTAG
- the Mmp1 gene encoding matrix metalloproteinase-14 isoform X4, producing MSVRVGLVLLGVLGVVNSAPGGSSAMLYLSQYGYLGPIKANSSQLLDESSFKKAVEDFQSFAGLEVTGELDDTTIETMSLPRCGVKDKVGTGDNRAKRYALQGSRWKVKNLSYKISKYPPKLKRKEVEAEVQRAFNVWTDYTDLTFTPKSGQVHIEIRFESGEHGDGDPFDGPGGTLAHAYFPPPEQHQYLTASPLVHKLQPQKRYRNKENYFGVGINHQYNPWLIFRPWYTPTYTPTFYPQHPPKVFGGDAHFDATEAWSINSYRGTNLFQVAAHEFGHSLGLSHSDVRSALMAPFYRGFDPTFRLDQDDIDGIQALYGKKTTQTPLIPQDSGVDASDDVPSKVPAPDGSSPDQSLCQDPSFDTIFNSAEGFTYIFKGDKYWKLTEESIAPGYPKPISEGWPSLPGNIDAAFTYKNGKSYFFKGSKYWRYKGRKMDGDYPKEISEGFTGIPNDLDTAMVWSGNGKIYFFKGSKFWRFDPSQRPPVKSTYPKPTSNWEGVPDNLGAAFQWTNGYTYFYKDGAYYRFNDRAFAVDQTNPAFPRSTAYWWFGCQDAPAGTVGTSESRGWLQGEEGGSLSGDDQNGFDMDAGVYHDESSNNPSLEPNHQHGDADSGIPSLRTPTGLSLATAILAIATYKRIAGVP from the exons TTGTATCTATCTCAATACGGATATCTGGGACCAATCAAAGCCAATTCTAGTCAACTTTTAGACGAAAGTAGTTTTAAGAAAGCGGTGGAGGATTTTCAGAGTTTTGCGGGGTTAGAAGTGACTG GCGAACTTGACGATACAACCATTGAAACAATGTCATTGCCAAGGTGCGGCGTGAAAGACAAAGTGGGGACCGGCGACAACAGGGCCAAGAGATACGCTTTGCAAG GAAGTAGGTGGAAGGTCAAGAACCTGAGCTACAAGATTTCCAAATACCCCCCGAAACTCAAGCGAAAAGAGGTGGAGGCGGAAGTTCAAAGGGCCTTTAATGTTTGGACCGACTATACAGATCTGACGTTTACTCCTAAGTCTGGACAAGTCCACATTGAAATCCGCTTCGAGAGTGGCGAGCACGGAGACGGGGACCCGTTCGATGGGCCCGGGGGCACTTTGGCTCATGCCTACTTCCCG CCACCCGAACAGCATCAATACTTAACAGCCTCACCGCTAGTTCACAAGTTGCAACCACAAAAACGGTACAGGAACAAGGAAAACTATTTCGGTGTTGGGATCAACCATCAGTATAATCCGTGGCTTATCTTCAGGCCTTGGTACACACCAACATACACGCCCACATTTTACCCACAACACCCCCCCAAA gtgttTGGTGGAGATGCGCATTTTGATGCCACTGAAGCCTGGTCGATAAACAGCTATAGAGGGACCAATCTCTTCCAAGTGGCCGCCCATGAGTTTGGGCATTCTCTAGGGCTCAGTCACTCAGACGTTAGGTCTGCCCTCATGGCGCCATTCTATCGCGGCTTTGACCCTACCTTTAG ATTGGATCAAGATGACATCGACGGAATCCAAGCTCTTTATGGCAAGAAGACCACCCAAACTCCACTAATACCTCAAGATTCAGGGGTGGATGCCAGTGACGATGTTCCTAGTAAAGTGCCTGCACCAG ACGGTTCTTCCCCGGACCAATCTCTCTGCCAAGATCCAAGCTTCGACACTATTTTCAACTCTGCCGAAGGCTTCACCTACATTTTCAAAGGGGACAAATACTGGAAGCTCACAGAAGAGAGCATAGCTCCAGGGTACCCCAAGCCGATCTCCGAAGGATGGCCTTCATTGCCTGGCAACATTGATGCTGCTTTCACGtacaaaaatggcaaaagTTACTTCTTTAAAGGCTCGAAATATTGGAG ATACAAGGGCCGTAAAATGGACGGGGATTATCCCAAGGAAATTTCGGAAGGTTTCACGGGCATTCCCAACGACTTGGATACGGCGATGGTGTGGAGTGGAAACGGGAAGATTTACTTTTTCAAGGGTAGTAAATTTTGGAGGTTTGATCCCTCACAGCGGCCCCCAGTCAAGAGCACATATCCTAAACCTACTTCCAACTGGGAAGGAGTCCCAGATAATTTAGGAGCGGCCTTTCAGTGGACCAATGGGTATACGTACTTTTACAAGGATGGTGCTTATTATAG GTTTAACGATCGAGCGTTCGCGGTAGACCAGACGAATCCCGCTTTCCCCAGGTCAACCGCGTACTGGTGGTTCGGGTGCCAGGACGCTCCGGCGGGAACCGTCGGAACCAGTGAGTCGAGAGGATGGCTGCAAGGTGAGGAGGGCGGTAGTCTCTCCGGGGATGATCAGAACGGATTTGATATGGATGCAG GTGTGTACCACGACGAATCTTCGAACAATCCATCGCTGGAGCCTAACCATCAACACGGCGATGCAGATAGCGGTATACCTAGCTTAAGAACGCCCACGGGGCTGTCGCTAGCCACAGCAATCCTAGCGATAGCGACGTATAAACGGATCGCTGGAGTGCCGTAG
- the Mmp1 gene encoding matrix metalloproteinase-14 isoform X8, giving the protein MSVRVGLVLLGVLGVVNSAPGGSSAMRFDDFEREFDRALKPPTDSYAEEDDDDDNYHDLIGTLYLSQYGYLGPIKANSSQLLDESSFKKAVEDFQSFAGLEVTGELDDTTIETMSLPRCGVKDKVGTGDNRAKRYALQGSRWKVKNLSYKISKYPPKLKRKEVEAEVQRAFNVWTDYTDLTFTPKSGQVHIEIRFESGEHGDGDPFDGPGGTLAHAYFPVFGGDAHFDATEAWSINSYRGTNLFQVAAHEFGHSLGLSHSDVRSALMAPFYRGFDPTFRLDQDDIDGIQALYGKKTTQTPLIPQDSGVDASDDVPSKVPAPDGSSPDQSLCQDPSFDTIFNSAEGFTYIFKGDKYWKLTEESIAPGYPKPISEGWPSLPGNIDAAFTYKNGKSYFFKGSKYWRYKGRKMDGDYPKEISEGFTGIPNDLDTAMVWSGNGKIYFFKGSKFWRFDPSQRPPVKSTYPKPTSNWEGVPDNLGAAFQWTNGYTYFYKDGAYYRFNDRAFAVDQTNPAFPRSTAYWWFGCQDAPAGTVGTSESRGWLQGEEGGSLSGDDQNGFDMDAGVYHDESSNNPSLEPNHQHGDADSGIPSLRTPTGLSLATAILAIATYKRIAGVP; this is encoded by the exons CGTTTCGACGATTTCGAGAGGGAATTCGATAGGGCCCTTAAACCG CCAACCGATTCTTACGCAGAAGAGGACGACGATGACGACAACTACCATGACCTGATCGGAACG TTGTATCTATCTCAATACGGATATCTGGGACCAATCAAAGCCAATTCTAGTCAACTTTTAGACGAAAGTAGTTTTAAGAAAGCGGTGGAGGATTTTCAGAGTTTTGCGGGGTTAGAAGTGACTG GCGAACTTGACGATACAACCATTGAAACAATGTCATTGCCAAGGTGCGGCGTGAAAGACAAAGTGGGGACCGGCGACAACAGGGCCAAGAGATACGCTTTGCAAG GAAGTAGGTGGAAGGTCAAGAACCTGAGCTACAAGATTTCCAAATACCCCCCGAAACTCAAGCGAAAAGAGGTGGAGGCGGAAGTTCAAAGGGCCTTTAATGTTTGGACCGACTATACAGATCTGACGTTTACTCCTAAGTCTGGACAAGTCCACATTGAAATCCGCTTCGAGAGTGGCGAGCACGGAGACGGGGACCCGTTCGATGGGCCCGGGGGCACTTTGGCTCATGCCTACTTCCCG gtgttTGGTGGAGATGCGCATTTTGATGCCACTGAAGCCTGGTCGATAAACAGCTATAGAGGGACCAATCTCTTCCAAGTGGCCGCCCATGAGTTTGGGCATTCTCTAGGGCTCAGTCACTCAGACGTTAGGTCTGCCCTCATGGCGCCATTCTATCGCGGCTTTGACCCTACCTTTAG ATTGGATCAAGATGACATCGACGGAATCCAAGCTCTTTATGGCAAGAAGACCACCCAAACTCCACTAATACCTCAAGATTCAGGGGTGGATGCCAGTGACGATGTTCCTAGTAAAGTGCCTGCACCAG ACGGTTCTTCCCCGGACCAATCTCTCTGCCAAGATCCAAGCTTCGACACTATTTTCAACTCTGCCGAAGGCTTCACCTACATTTTCAAAGGGGACAAATACTGGAAGCTCACAGAAGAGAGCATAGCTCCAGGGTACCCCAAGCCGATCTCCGAAGGATGGCCTTCATTGCCTGGCAACATTGATGCTGCTTTCACGtacaaaaatggcaaaagTTACTTCTTTAAAGGCTCGAAATATTGGAG ATACAAGGGCCGTAAAATGGACGGGGATTATCCCAAGGAAATTTCGGAAGGTTTCACGGGCATTCCCAACGACTTGGATACGGCGATGGTGTGGAGTGGAAACGGGAAGATTTACTTTTTCAAGGGTAGTAAATTTTGGAGGTTTGATCCCTCACAGCGGCCCCCAGTCAAGAGCACATATCCTAAACCTACTTCCAACTGGGAAGGAGTCCCAGATAATTTAGGAGCGGCCTTTCAGTGGACCAATGGGTATACGTACTTTTACAAGGATGGTGCTTATTATAG GTTTAACGATCGAGCGTTCGCGGTAGACCAGACGAATCCCGCTTTCCCCAGGTCAACCGCGTACTGGTGGTTCGGGTGCCAGGACGCTCCGGCGGGAACCGTCGGAACCAGTGAGTCGAGAGGATGGCTGCAAGGTGAGGAGGGCGGTAGTCTCTCCGGGGATGATCAGAACGGATTTGATATGGATGCAG GTGTGTACCACGACGAATCTTCGAACAATCCATCGCTGGAGCCTAACCATCAACACGGCGATGCAGATAGCGGTATACCTAGCTTAAGAACGCCCACGGGGCTGTCGCTAGCCACAGCAATCCTAGCGATAGCGACGTATAAACGGATCGCTGGAGTGCCGTAG
- the Mmp1 gene encoding matrix metalloproteinase-14 isoform X1 produces MSVRVGLVLLGVLGVVNSAPGGSSAMRFDDFEREFDRALKPPTDSYAEEDDDDDNYHDLIGTLYLSQYGYLGPIKANSSQLLDESSFKKAVEDFQSFAGLEVTGELDDTTIETMSLPRCGVKDKVGTGDNRAKRYALQGSRWKVKNLSYKISKYPPKLKRKEVEAEVQRAFNVWTDYTDLTFTPKSGQVHIEIRFESGEHGDGDPFDGPGGTLAHAYFPPPEQHQYLTASPLVHKLQPQKRYRNKENYFGVGINHQYNPWLIFRPWYTPTYTPTFYPQHPPKVFGGDAHFDATEAWSINSYRGTNLFQVAAHEFGHSLGLSHSDVRSALMAPFYRGFDPTFRLDQDDIDGIQALYGKKTTQTPLIPQDSGVDASDDVPSKVPAPDGSSPDQSLCQDPSFDTIFNSAEGFTYIFKGDKYWKLTEESIAPGYPKPISEGWPSLPGNIDAAFTYKNGKSYFFKGSKYWRYKGRKMDGDYPKEISEGFTGIPNDLDTAMVWSGNGKIYFFKGSKFWRFDPSQRPPVKSTYPKPTSNWEGVPDNLGAAFQWTNGYTYFYKDGAYYRFNDRAFAVDQTNPAFPRSTAYWWFGCQDAPAGTVGTSESRGWLQGEEGGSLSGDDQNGFDMDAGVYHDESSNNPSLEPNHQHGDADSGIPSLRTPTGLSLATAILAIATYKRIAGVP; encoded by the exons CGTTTCGACGATTTCGAGAGGGAATTCGATAGGGCCCTTAAACCG CCAACCGATTCTTACGCAGAAGAGGACGACGATGACGACAACTACCATGACCTGATCGGAACG TTGTATCTATCTCAATACGGATATCTGGGACCAATCAAAGCCAATTCTAGTCAACTTTTAGACGAAAGTAGTTTTAAGAAAGCGGTGGAGGATTTTCAGAGTTTTGCGGGGTTAGAAGTGACTG GCGAACTTGACGATACAACCATTGAAACAATGTCATTGCCAAGGTGCGGCGTGAAAGACAAAGTGGGGACCGGCGACAACAGGGCCAAGAGATACGCTTTGCAAG GAAGTAGGTGGAAGGTCAAGAACCTGAGCTACAAGATTTCCAAATACCCCCCGAAACTCAAGCGAAAAGAGGTGGAGGCGGAAGTTCAAAGGGCCTTTAATGTTTGGACCGACTATACAGATCTGACGTTTACTCCTAAGTCTGGACAAGTCCACATTGAAATCCGCTTCGAGAGTGGCGAGCACGGAGACGGGGACCCGTTCGATGGGCCCGGGGGCACTTTGGCTCATGCCTACTTCCCG CCACCCGAACAGCATCAATACTTAACAGCCTCACCGCTAGTTCACAAGTTGCAACCACAAAAACGGTACAGGAACAAGGAAAACTATTTCGGTGTTGGGATCAACCATCAGTATAATCCGTGGCTTATCTTCAGGCCTTGGTACACACCAACATACACGCCCACATTTTACCCACAACACCCCCCCAAA gtgttTGGTGGAGATGCGCATTTTGATGCCACTGAAGCCTGGTCGATAAACAGCTATAGAGGGACCAATCTCTTCCAAGTGGCCGCCCATGAGTTTGGGCATTCTCTAGGGCTCAGTCACTCAGACGTTAGGTCTGCCCTCATGGCGCCATTCTATCGCGGCTTTGACCCTACCTTTAG ATTGGATCAAGATGACATCGACGGAATCCAAGCTCTTTATGGCAAGAAGACCACCCAAACTCCACTAATACCTCAAGATTCAGGGGTGGATGCCAGTGACGATGTTCCTAGTAAAGTGCCTGCACCAG ACGGTTCTTCCCCGGACCAATCTCTCTGCCAAGATCCAAGCTTCGACACTATTTTCAACTCTGCCGAAGGCTTCACCTACATTTTCAAAGGGGACAAATACTGGAAGCTCACAGAAGAGAGCATAGCTCCAGGGTACCCCAAGCCGATCTCCGAAGGATGGCCTTCATTGCCTGGCAACATTGATGCTGCTTTCACGtacaaaaatggcaaaagTTACTTCTTTAAAGGCTCGAAATATTGGAG ATACAAGGGCCGTAAAATGGACGGGGATTATCCCAAGGAAATTTCGGAAGGTTTCACGGGCATTCCCAACGACTTGGATACGGCGATGGTGTGGAGTGGAAACGGGAAGATTTACTTTTTCAAGGGTAGTAAATTTTGGAGGTTTGATCCCTCACAGCGGCCCCCAGTCAAGAGCACATATCCTAAACCTACTTCCAACTGGGAAGGAGTCCCAGATAATTTAGGAGCGGCCTTTCAGTGGACCAATGGGTATACGTACTTTTACAAGGATGGTGCTTATTATAG GTTTAACGATCGAGCGTTCGCGGTAGACCAGACGAATCCCGCTTTCCCCAGGTCAACCGCGTACTGGTGGTTCGGGTGCCAGGACGCTCCGGCGGGAACCGTCGGAACCAGTGAGTCGAGAGGATGGCTGCAAGGTGAGGAGGGCGGTAGTCTCTCCGGGGATGATCAGAACGGATTTGATATGGATGCAG GTGTGTACCACGACGAATCTTCGAACAATCCATCGCTGGAGCCTAACCATCAACACGGCGATGCAGATAGCGGTATACCTAGCTTAAGAACGCCCACGGGGCTGTCGCTAGCCACAGCAATCCTAGCGATAGCGACGTATAAACGGATCGCTGGAGTGCCGTAG
- the Mmp1 gene encoding matrix metalloproteinase-14 isoform X12, translating to MSVRVGLVLLGVLGVVNSAPGGSSAMLYLSQYGYLGPIKANSSQLLDESSFKKAVEDFQSFAGLEVTGELDDTTIETMSLPRCGVKDKVGTGDNRAKRYALQGSRWKVKNLSYKISKYPPKLKRKEVEAEVQRAFNVWTDYTDLTFTPKSGQVHIEIRFESGEHGDGDPFDGPGGTLAHAYFPVFGGDAHFDATEAWSINSYRGTNLFQVAAHEFGHSLGLSHSDVRSALMAPFYRGFDPTFRLDQDDIDGIQALYGKKTTQTPLIPQDSGVDASDDVPSKVPAPDGSSPDQSLCQDPSFDTIFNSAEGFTYIFKGDKYWKLTEESIAPGYPKPISEGWPSLPGNIDAAFTYKNGKSYFFKGSKYWRYKGRKMDGDYPKEISEGFTGIPNDLDTAMVWSGNGKIYFFKGSKFWRFDPSQRPPVKSTYPKPTSNWEGVPDNLGAAFQWTNGYTYFYKDGAYYRFNDRAFAVDQTNPAFPRSTAYWWFGCQDAPAGTVGTSESRGWLQGEEGGSLSGDDQNGFDMDAGVYHDESSNNPSLEPNHQHGDADSGIPSLRTPTGLSLATAILAIATYKRIAGVP from the exons TTGTATCTATCTCAATACGGATATCTGGGACCAATCAAAGCCAATTCTAGTCAACTTTTAGACGAAAGTAGTTTTAAGAAAGCGGTGGAGGATTTTCAGAGTTTTGCGGGGTTAGAAGTGACTG GCGAACTTGACGATACAACCATTGAAACAATGTCATTGCCAAGGTGCGGCGTGAAAGACAAAGTGGGGACCGGCGACAACAGGGCCAAGAGATACGCTTTGCAAG GAAGTAGGTGGAAGGTCAAGAACCTGAGCTACAAGATTTCCAAATACCCCCCGAAACTCAAGCGAAAAGAGGTGGAGGCGGAAGTTCAAAGGGCCTTTAATGTTTGGACCGACTATACAGATCTGACGTTTACTCCTAAGTCTGGACAAGTCCACATTGAAATCCGCTTCGAGAGTGGCGAGCACGGAGACGGGGACCCGTTCGATGGGCCCGGGGGCACTTTGGCTCATGCCTACTTCCCG gtgttTGGTGGAGATGCGCATTTTGATGCCACTGAAGCCTGGTCGATAAACAGCTATAGAGGGACCAATCTCTTCCAAGTGGCCGCCCATGAGTTTGGGCATTCTCTAGGGCTCAGTCACTCAGACGTTAGGTCTGCCCTCATGGCGCCATTCTATCGCGGCTTTGACCCTACCTTTAG ATTGGATCAAGATGACATCGACGGAATCCAAGCTCTTTATGGCAAGAAGACCACCCAAACTCCACTAATACCTCAAGATTCAGGGGTGGATGCCAGTGACGATGTTCCTAGTAAAGTGCCTGCACCAG ACGGTTCTTCCCCGGACCAATCTCTCTGCCAAGATCCAAGCTTCGACACTATTTTCAACTCTGCCGAAGGCTTCACCTACATTTTCAAAGGGGACAAATACTGGAAGCTCACAGAAGAGAGCATAGCTCCAGGGTACCCCAAGCCGATCTCCGAAGGATGGCCTTCATTGCCTGGCAACATTGATGCTGCTTTCACGtacaaaaatggcaaaagTTACTTCTTTAAAGGCTCGAAATATTGGAG ATACAAGGGCCGTAAAATGGACGGGGATTATCCCAAGGAAATTTCGGAAGGTTTCACGGGCATTCCCAACGACTTGGATACGGCGATGGTGTGGAGTGGAAACGGGAAGATTTACTTTTTCAAGGGTAGTAAATTTTGGAGGTTTGATCCCTCACAGCGGCCCCCAGTCAAGAGCACATATCCTAAACCTACTTCCAACTGGGAAGGAGTCCCAGATAATTTAGGAGCGGCCTTTCAGTGGACCAATGGGTATACGTACTTTTACAAGGATGGTGCTTATTATAG GTTTAACGATCGAGCGTTCGCGGTAGACCAGACGAATCCCGCTTTCCCCAGGTCAACCGCGTACTGGTGGTTCGGGTGCCAGGACGCTCCGGCGGGAACCGTCGGAACCAGTGAGTCGAGAGGATGGCTGCAAGGTGAGGAGGGCGGTAGTCTCTCCGGGGATGATCAGAACGGATTTGATATGGATGCAG GTGTGTACCACGACGAATCTTCGAACAATCCATCGCTGGAGCCTAACCATCAACACGGCGATGCAGATAGCGGTATACCTAGCTTAAGAACGCCCACGGGGCTGTCGCTAGCCACAGCAATCCTAGCGATAGCGACGTATAAACGGATCGCTGGAGTGCCGTAG